The Elusimicrobiota bacterium genome has a window encoding:
- a CDS encoding ABC transporter permease yields MKKDKLFSTAIYGFMFFYPIVVLSLIIADISYVNMAAIREVFHSQEIMYALKLSVISSTISIFFALVFGVPCAYALSRYKFSGKAIVDTIVDIPVFLPYVVIGLSLLIFFQTPVGRFIEKSGLAFVYTSKGIVLCQTIVACAYVIRTVRSTFDTIDYRAEDVAKTLGCSDAGAFFKITIPNARNGIIAGGVLGWAVSFGLFGPVVVFCGITRFKTEVLPSTIFLEVSVGRLEVALTVSLLMITIALASLVLFKKFGNEKSK; encoded by the coding sequence ATGAAAAAAGATAAATTATTTAGCACAGCCATTTACGGATTTATGTTTTTTTACCCTATCGTCGTATTATCGCTTATTATAGCAGATATAAGTTATGTAAATATGGCGGCTATTAGAGAAGTTTTCCATTCGCAGGAAATAATGTATGCCTTGAAATTGAGCGTTATTTCTTCAACCATCTCGATATTTTTTGCTTTAGTTTTCGGGGTTCCATGCGCTTATGCGCTGTCAAGGTATAAGTTTTCCGGGAAAGCAATTGTTGATACAATCGTTGATATACCGGTTTTTCTGCCTTATGTTGTTATAGGTTTAAGTTTGCTGATATTTTTCCAGACGCCGGTAGGCAGGTTTATTGAAAAGAGCGGCCTGGCTTTTGTTTATACTTCAAAAGGTATAGTTTTATGCCAGACAATAGTTGCCTGCGCTTATGTCATAAGAACAGTCAGAAGTACTTTTGATACCATTGACTACAGGGCTGAAGATGTAGCGAAAACCCTGGGATGCTCAGATGCAGGAGCGTTTTTTAAAATAACAATTCCCAATGCGAGAAATGGCATAATAGCGGGAGGAGTGCTGGGCTGGGCAGTATCTTTCGGATTATTCGGGCCGGTTGTTGTATTCTGCGGGATAACCCGTTTTAAAACCGAGGTTCTTCCTTCAACGATTTTCCTTGAAGTGTCAGTCGGTAGACTGGAAGTGGCTTTGACAGTAAGTT
- the ychF gene encoding redox-regulated ATPase YchF: protein MEIGIIGLPNVGKSTLFNSLSRLNVPAENFPFTTIEPNVGIVPLPDERLKKLGELFNPQKLTPTTVKFVDIAGLVKGASVGEGLGNKFLSHIRGVDSIIQVVRLFDAENVVNTIEKCDPEQEIGVIETELILSDLELAISAKEKLAGLMNSGNKEAKIKGEILVTLKNYLDQNKTVKTALKECNIDSKSISEYNFLTNKQLLYVFNINEKTSAEALKKAKDFVKNTKNSDSVEINAQIESELSQLPEEERENFAKELGVESKINVLIKKSNDLLKLIQFYTVVGTEIRAWSIPAGTNVKSAAGKIHTDMEKRFVRAEVYSFKDLAELGSEKALREKGLARIEGKDYQVKDGDIVYIKF from the coding sequence ATGGAAATAGGCATAATAGGCCTTCCAAATGTAGGAAAATCAACTCTCTTTAACTCGCTTTCGCGCCTCAATGTTCCTGCTGAAAACTTTCCTTTTACAACAATAGAACCAAACGTAGGCATAGTCCCTTTACCTGATGAGCGACTCAAAAAACTTGGCGAGCTGTTCAATCCCCAGAAACTTACTCCAACTACTGTGAAATTTGTTGATATAGCAGGACTGGTTAAAGGAGCAAGTGTAGGAGAGGGGCTGGGAAACAAGTTTTTATCTCATATAAGGGGAGTTGACTCAATAATTCAGGTGGTCCGGCTTTTTGACGCTGAAAATGTCGTGAATACGATAGAAAAGTGCGATCCTGAACAAGAAATAGGCGTAATTGAAACGGAATTGATTCTTTCTGATTTGGAATTGGCAATTTCAGCGAAAGAAAAATTGGCGGGATTGATGAATTCCGGAAATAAAGAAGCAAAGATAAAAGGCGAAATACTCGTAACTTTAAAAAACTACCTGGACCAAAATAAAACCGTAAAAACCGCTTTAAAAGAATGCAATATTGATTCAAAAAGCATTTCTGAATACAATTTTCTGACCAATAAGCAGCTACTCTACGTTTTCAATATTAATGAAAAAACATCAGCTGAAGCATTAAAAAAAGCGAAGGATTTTGTTAAAAACACTAAAAACAGCGATTCAGTAGAAATAAACGCGCAGATTGAATCTGAACTTAGCCAGCTGCCGGAAGAAGAAAGAGAAAATTTTGCCAAGGAATTAGGTGTTGAATCAAAAATTAACGTTCTTATAAAAAAATCGAATGATTTACTCAAGCTTATCCAATTTTATACGGTTGTTGGCACGGAAATTCGTGCCTGGTCAATCCCGGCAGGTACAAATGTTAAATCAGCGGCAGGTAAGATACATACGGATATGGAAAAAAGATTTGTGCGCGCAGAGGTCTACTCCTTTAAAGACCTGGCAGAACTTGGCAGCGAAAAAGCTCTCCGTGAAAAAGGGCTGGCCCGCATAGAAGGGAAGGATTACCAGGTAAAAGACGGGGATATAGTTTATATTAAATTTTAG
- the proB gene encoding glutamate 5-kinase, whose translation MSNKRIVVKVGTNLLTKKDGSIDTAQVKRIVRDIAKIYEDGNQVILVTSGAIACGVSRLKLKKRPVDLPEKQAAAAIGQPLLMNIYEEHFNEHNITIAQLLLTWEDFDNRQRYINARNTIFTLLKLGAVPVINENDTISAEEIKFGENDTLSALVAVKAEADMLIILTDVDGLCTEDPNRNKNASFIHEVKKITDEIECYARASRGSDFSSGGMASKIKAAKIATKSGVETIIANGCVAGCLQQIVSGKVIGTKFLSNDKIIDSRKRWIAFGAKVKGGIIIDSGAAEAITKRNKSLLSSGVVSIEGNFNLGDNVSVTGTDGKEVARGLVWFSSQDLAKIKGKKSSEIFRILGKSDYEEVIHKDNLVVL comes from the coding sequence ATGAGCAATAAGCGCATCGTCGTAAAAGTAGGCACAAATCTATTAACCAAAAAAGATGGCTCAATAGATACGGCCCAGGTGAAACGGATTGTCCGCGATATTGCAAAAATATATGAAGACGGCAATCAAGTCATATTGGTTACCTCGGGCGCTATAGCCTGTGGTGTAAGCAGGTTAAAGCTGAAAAAAAGGCCTGTTGATCTGCCAGAGAAACAGGCTGCTGCGGCTATCGGCCAGCCTTTATTAATGAATATCTATGAAGAACATTTTAACGAACATAATATTACTATAGCGCAGCTGCTTTTGACCTGGGAAGATTTTGATAACAGACAAAGGTATATTAACGCCCGGAATACCATATTTACTCTTCTAAAGTTGGGAGCAGTACCAGTAATTAATGAAAATGATACGATCTCGGCTGAAGAAATTAAATTCGGTGAAAATGATACTTTGTCTGCCCTGGTAGCAGTAAAAGCAGAGGCAGATATGCTTATCATTCTCACCGATGTTGACGGGCTTTGCACGGAAGACCCTAACAGAAACAAGAACGCCAGTTTTATACATGAAGTGAAGAAGATTACCGATGAAATAGAATGCTATGCCCGGGCTTCCCGGGGGTCGGATTTTTCAAGCGGCGGCATGGCTTCAAAAATTAAAGCCGCAAAAATAGCAACAAAAAGCGGAGTTGAAACAATAATTGCCAATGGCTGCGTTGCAGGCTGTCTGCAGCAAATAGTTTCAGGAAAAGTAATCGGTACAAAATTTCTTTCCAATGACAAAATAATTGATTCGCGCAAGAGATGGATTGCTTTCGGCGCCAAGGTTAAAGGCGGTATTATAATAGATTCAGGCGCCGCTGAAGCTATAACTAAACGCAATAAAAGCTTATTGTCTTCGGGTGTAGTTTCAATTGAAGGTAATTTTAACCTGGGCGATAATGTAAGCGTAACCGGAACTGATGGAAAAGAAGTTGCCCGGGGGCTGGTCTGGTTTTCATCGCAGGACCTGGCAAAAATCAAAGGAAAAAAATCTTCGGAAATATTTAGAATACTCGGCAAATCCGACTATGAAGAAGTTATTCATAAAGATAATCTGGTAGTTTTATAA
- a CDS encoding zf-HC2 domain-containing protein — MNCKKIQKYLAGCLANELDEAIRNEVNIHLQGCPACNEDYQSLLKVKSMLSSLPGVKLPDNIMENIEQEVERRMSEKKTSYIRFAIPSAALALAAVLAVFFLKIPHQKYRNNYITDICLASETIVCGCWDKIGVKYPGHEVLLSKEKTARDKGYASIKDKHLNINSSAISPEQFVVFTKFNRGGVKAVLYSDDVKVCRKVVESKNKYKYIFKNPASYGPGQRDLVITVTFQS; from the coding sequence ATGAATTGCAAAAAAATACAAAAGTATTTAGCCGGGTGTCTGGCAAACGAACTTGATGAAGCTATAAGGAATGAAGTCAATATTCATTTGCAGGGTTGTCCTGCCTGTAATGAAGATTACCAAAGCCTGTTAAAAGTAAAAAGTATGCTGAGTTCTTTGCCCGGCGTTAAATTGCCGGACAATATTATGGAAAATATCGAGCAAGAAGTTGAAAGAAGGATGTCGGAAAAGAAGACCAGCTATATAAGATTTGCAATTCCTTCTGCGGCCCTTGCTTTAGCAGCGGTACTTGCGGTGTTTTTTCTAAAAATACCCCATCAAAAATACAGGAATAATTACATAACGGATATTTGCCTTGCAAGTGAAACGATTGTTTGCGGGTGCTGGGATAAAATAGGCGTAAAGTATCCCGGCCATGAAGTTTTATTGTCAAAAGAGAAAACAGCCAGGGATAAAGGATATGCTTCCATTAAAGATAAACACCTGAATATCAATTCTTCCGCCATTTCTCCCGAGCAGTTTGTTGTTTTTACCAAATTTAACAGAGGCGGCGTGAAAGCGGTTCTTTATTCAGATGACGTTAAGGTATGCAGGAAAGTAGTTGAGAGTAAAAATAAATATAAATATATTTTTAAAAATCCTGCCTCTTACGGCCCGGGACAGCGCGATTTGGTAATAACTGTAACATTTCAAAGTTAA
- a CDS encoding RNA polymerase sigma factor, protein MKANVSEATVKAHIGKVFNIAYRFCGNYSDAQDLTQEVFVKLIVACKKNNYNIEGPIDSLLYKMIRNRYIDFIRKSPKIRVVSLDSPVWDTIPLSETITDGAGQPENLLEKKENGKNIQDALNKLKPQYRMVLVLSDIENISCGQISKIMDCSINKVWIDLHRARKILRKLLEANL, encoded by the coding sequence ATGAAAGCCAATGTAAGTGAAGCAACAGTAAAAGCACATATCGGGAAAGTTTTTAATATAGCCTATAGGTTCTGCGGTAATTATTCGGATGCCCAGGATTTAACCCAGGAAGTATTTGTAAAACTGATAGTTGCCTGCAAAAAAAACAATTACAATATTGAAGGGCCGATAGATTCCCTTCTTTATAAAATGATTCGCAATAGGTATATTGATTTTATAAGAAAATCTCCGAAGATCAGGGTTGTTTCTTTGGATTCACCCGTTTGGGATACGATACCCTTAAGCGAAACGATTACGGACGGGGCTGGACAGCCCGAAAATTTGCTTGAAAAAAAGGAAAATGGGAAAAATATTCAGGATGCATTAAACAAACTCAAACCTCAATACCGAATGGTCCTGGTTCTTTCAGATATTGAAAATATTTCCTGCGGGCAAATCAGCAAAATTATGGATTGCTCGATAAATAAGGTTTGGATAGATTTGCACCGGGCCAGGAAAATATTAAGAAAATTACTTGAAGCAAATTTATAG